The following proteins come from a genomic window of Phycodurus eques isolate BA_2022a chromosome 9, UOR_Pequ_1.1, whole genome shotgun sequence:
- the cdx1a gene encoding homeobox protein CDX-1a has protein sequence MYPNSQPARLPAQTLPINSQYVVPTYEFTAYHHMPGVADPSGSVWNPVYREEYPFTFPASSTGAGHVNFNSAELSDMPTIPGGGGLNPYNLFSSQDPFCSRRRPHEPVKVLAPAGGKTRTKDKYRVVYTDHQRQQLETEFQLNRYITMRRKSELSMTLNLSERQVKIWFQNRRAKERKINKKKQQDSQQPTTSTSTPPVPTGSIDGHNASSPSSIIPSSALSEGYKMEFI, from the exons ATGTATCCTAACTCCCAGCCGGCCAGACTCCCGGCCCAGACGCTGCCTATCAACAGTCAGTACGTGGTGCCAACGTATGAATTCACAGCTTACCATCACATGCCGGGAGTCGCCGACCCCTCCGGAAGTGTCTGGAATCCGGTTTACCGCGAGGAATACCCGTTCACCTTCCCTGCTTCGAGCACCGGCGCCGGGCATGTGAATTTCAACTCAGCAGAACTGAGCGACATGCCCACTATCCCTGGAGGAGGAGGCCTCAACCCCTACAATCTTTTCTCCAGTCAGGACCCTTTTTGCTCCCGGAGGAGACCCCATGAGCCCGTCAAGGTGCTCGCACCCGCAG GAGGAAAGACTCGCACAAAGGACAAATACAGGGTTGTGTACACGGACCACCAGCGCCAGCAGCTGGAGACTGAGTTTCAGTTAAACCGCTACATCACAATGAGGCGCAAGTCTGAGCTGTCCATGACACTGAACCTCTCCGAAAGACAG GTGAAGATCTGGTTTCAGAACAGACGTGCCAAAGAAAGGAAGATAAACAAGAAGAAGCAGCAAGATTCCCAGCAGCCCACCACGTCCACCTCCACCCCACCTGTGCCCACTGGATCCATTGATGGCCACAACGCATCAAGCCCAAGCAGCATCATTCCATCCAGTGCTTTATCAGAAGGATACAAGATGGAGTTCATATGA